The Rhodococcus sp. ABRD24 genome contains the following window.
GAACACGAACCCGACCAGTAGCATGGCGCTGACGACGAACGTGCCGATCCCCATCGGGGACAGCCACTCCCACGATTGACCACCTTCGAGCAGGCCGAGGATCATTGCGGAGGCGCCGCCGGTCAGGAGGGCTGCGCCCAGGTAGTCGATGCGCCGCTTCTGCGTGATCGTCTTCTCGGCGAATTTGCGCATCAGCATCCAGGCGGCGAGCGCACACAGCGGAACGTTGATGAGGAAGATCCAGCGCCACGACAGGAATTCGGAGAAGACGCCGCCGAGCGTCGGCCCGAGCACGGACGACATACCCCACACGCTCGCGATGTAGCCCTGCACCCGAGCGCGCTCGGCGACGGTGTAGATGTCGCCGGCGATCGTCAGGCTCATCGGCTGCACTGCGCCGGCACCCAGTCCCTGGATCGCACGGAAAACGATCAGCGCCGGCATGCTCCAGGCCAGACCGCACAGCACCGACCCGGCCGCGAACAGTGCGATGCCCAGCAGCATGATCGGTTTGCGGCCGAACATGTCGGCTAGCTTGCCGTAGATCGGCACCGATACTGCCTGCGCCAGCAGATACACCGAGAACAGCCACGGGAACTGCGAGAAGCCGCCGAGATCGCCGACGATCGTAAGCACCGCGGTCGCGATGATGGTGCTGTCGAGGGCGACGAGTGAGGTGCTGAGCATCAGCGAGAGCAGAATGGGACCCCGCTCCGAGCGCAGTCCTACCGATGTGGCGGCGGTATCGGTCGCCATCACCCTCCCGCCGATCGAAGCCTGGTCCGATCCACGGCGTCCAGACACACAGTAGTTGCGAAACATAGCTAACGATCTGCGGCGTGCAGGTATTCCCGGAGACTCTTACCTCGCGTTTTGCGCACCTAGCGCTCCAGTGCCCCCGGTGAATCCGCGCTAGGTTTGGGGGGAACTATGAAGTTGGCGAAGCTTGCTATGATCGCCGTCATCGGCGCCGGTAACAGCGGGGGCAGCGGTTGCTGTGCCTGGTACGGCTCTCGCGGGCAGCAACCTGCGCCGGGTGAATCAGGTGTGCATCTACGACAACCAGGGCTTCGGTGCGCAGCTCGGATGGCGCTGGGGCACCAGCACCAATGTGGAGAACATGTCGGGGACCGCCAACGACAAGCTCAGTTCCTGGGAGAACAGGTCCTCCGCCCACGCTGCATGGTATGAGCACGGTAACGGTCAGGGCATCTGCCACACCATGTTCGCCTTCAGTGAGAACAGCTACGTCGGGTTCGCGGACAACGACGAGGCCAGCTCCTGGAAGACGAGGGGCGCGTGCTGATTGTTGACTGACAGAGTTTGTGCTGATCGTTGACTGACAGAGTTTGACAGTGTTGCCTCCGGGGGTGGGCCCCCGGAGGCAACCTCGGGGGTGGGAGGGTTCGTGATAGTCGTCGATTCAGTGAGTAAGACCTATGTCTCCGGAATCGAGGAGGTGCATGCTGTCGATCGGGTCTCGTTCGCAATTGGGCCGGGCCAACTTGTCACGCTGTACGGAGCCAGTGGATCCGGCAAGACCACGTTGATGAACCTGATCGCCGGTTTGGATGACGCGGACTCGGGAACGGTGGAAGTTGCAGGTGTGGAGATCACTGCCCTCGACGAAGACCAGCGTGCGGCGATGCGCCGGGAGACGATCGGCGTGGTCTTCCAAGATCACAACCTGATCGCCGAGTTCACTGCTGCGGAGAATGTTTCGCTTCCGCAGGTAGCCGGAGGCTCACGGGTACGCACCGCGAAACAGGATGCTGAGGGCGCACTACAGAAGGTGGGCCTGGCGGATCTGGGTGACCGGTTTCCCGATCAACTCTCCGGTGGGCAGCGTCAGCGCGTCGGCGTCGCGCGCGCCCTGGTCGGGGCGCGGAAGGTACTGATCGCCGATGAACCGACCGGCGCACTGGACACGGCGAACTCCGAGTCGCTGTTCGCGCTGCTGCGCGAGCTTGCAGACGGCGGATTGACTGTCGTCGTCGCCACCCACGATCCCTTGGCCAGGCGGTACGCAGACCGAGTGTTCTCCATCGTCGACGGCGCGGTCTCCGAAGAGCTGGTCGACGCATGACCCGGACGAGGGGGGACAGGCTACAACCGCCCGTGGTCGGGCTCATCGCCCGCGGCCTAGCGCGCTACCGGCCACTGCGTCGTTCCTTCGCGGTGCTTGGTGTGACCGCGGCCGTCCTGGTGGTGATCTTCATGACGGCGCATGCGGTGACCCTGACTTCCGTGCAGCGGGTCGAACGCAGTCTCGGGTTCGCAGACTTCACCGCATCGATGGCTGTGGGTGCACCGCCCGCGGAACAGCTGCCGGGCAGAGCTGAGTTCGACGCCCTCGGCCGGGTGGCGCTGGTCTCGGTCGGCGTCCGCATCGACGGTGAACCGGATCGTCGAATCAGTTTCATCGAGTCCGAATGGGATCCCAACCCGTTCCCCGACGCCATGGTCCTCGCAGAGGGGACGTTTCCCGATTCCCCCAGCGAAGTGGCGGTATCGACCACTCTTCAAGCGGATCACCCCGTGGGCAGCACTTTCAGTGTGCTGTCCGGCTCTGGACAGTGGACTGTAACGGGAGTTTATGAAAATCGTTACGCGCAAACCAGTTACGAAATGGTTGCCGGGCCAGGTACATGGGAAGCGATGGGTGCGCGGGCACGAGAGGACTACCCCACGGTATCGGCCTCCGGTTCGCTGTACTGGGACGGAACGGACGCAGACCCGGTCCTGCGGAGCATCATCGACTCGGCTGCTGCTGGCGGTGTAGATCGCGGATCCGCAGACCAGACAGCCCGGGCATCGATGCTCAGTCGGGAGACGCTCCTGAGCTCCACACCGTCGACGATGGTCGAGTCCATTCCGCTGCTCTATCGGTGGCCAGCGCTCCTCATTCCGCTGGCACTCGGCATTCTGTGTGTGTCCTTCAGTTCCCGATGGCTGAGGGGAGTGGGGCAGACGATGTTCGCGGTCGGTGTCCCGCGACGTGCCACACTCACCGCAGCGCTCGCAGTGCTCCTTGCCGGCGCCACGGCCTCGGTCATCTCCGGTGTCGCGGTGGGAAGTGTGATCGGCTGGTCGGTCCGGCCACTGGTAGCAGAGGTAATTTCGACTCCGCTGTCTCCAGTGACGTGGCCAGTCTCCGAACTGCCGGGGCTCATCCTGGCCCCCGTGCTCGGTGTCACGGCGGGGGCTGCCTTGCTGTGGTCCGACCCGGTCCGCCGATTCGCAGCCTGGAGTAGATGGCGTGCATCGGCACGCCGTATCGGTTGGGCTGCAATCGCTCTCGTCGTCGCAGGTTCGGTACTGGCGATCATCCGCGTATCGACCCGCATACCGCAGGTCGAAGAGATCAATGCTGCCGGTATAGGCGTCGTCCTACTGACTACCTGCGGACTCGCCGGTGCGGTGACCCCGCTGATCCGTCGGCTCGGCGGCCTGGGCTCGGCACCACTACTGGCGACGCGGATCCATGTTAGAGACCGGGGCAAGGTCACTGCCGCAGTAGCGACCTTGATTGTCGCAGCGGCACTGCCACTGACGCTGGCCACCACTGCGACGATGTTCGAGGCAAGCATCAATCGTGACCAGATACCGCACGTTCCCGCGAGACAGGCACTCCTCGGTACATCTGGAATGGACCTTCCGATGTCTCTGCGTCAAAGATTCGAAGACGTTACAGGGCTGAGCGATCCGGTGCAGATGCTGTATCTGAGCGACGCGACTGGATCCGCTGCACTCTACGCTCGTGGGAAAGGCATGCTGGTCGCCTTCAATACTCCAGATGATGTGGAGCGATGGCTCGGCGCTCCTCTGACCGATCGTCAGCGCGAAACCCTGTCCACGGGCGGCATGCTCGGAGCCGACGACAAACAGGGTGACCATGCGGTCACGGTGATGGACCCCAGTGGAACTGCACACCCTCTCAGCCTGGCCTACACCCACGCGCAGTTCCCCCGAGAATGGGAAGTGTCGACCGCACGCGGGGTGATTCTGGTCGAGACCGCAACACAGCTCTCCTTGCCGACCGGCTCTCATGCCTTCGTCTACAGCGGCGTGACGGCCGAACAGGACGAGAAGGTCGCCCACGCTCCCGAGAACGCCGGATTCGACCGTGTCTTCCTCTCCCGTCACACCCCGGCCGATCAGAGCCCTATACCTGCCGGTGTGCAAGCGGCTGTATGGGCGTTCGCGCTGCTTGTCATCCTCGTCGCGCTACTCGCCTCTCGCGGGGTCATCGCCCAGTTACGTCCCACGCTCGCGTCCCTGCACGCGGCTGGGGTACCCCGCCGATGGGGCCGCGCCGTGGTTGGCGCCTACCTGGCACCCATCCTGGCGCTCGCACTTGTGGGGGCAGTGTGCTCCTCGCTCGCCGGAGTCGCTCTGGTGGTGGCATTGCATTCCGACATCATGGTCTTCGCTGCTCCCTGGAACCTCTACGGCGTGATCTCGGCGAGTTTCCTCGTCGGCGGGCTCGCCGCGTACCGGCTGGCCGGACACAGACTCCAAACGAAGGAACGCGCCAGCCTGAGGTGAACAAGCGCTGCCAACCACAAACGCAGTAGCCAGAAGCGAACGGCCGACACTACCGATGCTTGGTGTATCCCTTCCAGTGTTCTGAGTCGTTAGTTCGGCCGCAGTAGTTCGCGATGGATTCGAGGATCTGATCGGCGGTGCAGGGTCGCGGTTTGTCGTTCCAGGCGCGGATGTCGGCGTTGAGTTCACGTACGGATCGGTGAGCGGAGCGGCGAAGCCACTTGTCCGGCAGCATCGGGAAGATCGGTTGAGTCCGGTCCAGCGCCTGGATCGGGGTCTTCTCATCCACGCACAGCACCAACGCCCGCTCCAGCGGGTTCAGGTACAGGCCGACTACGTCACGGACCTTCTCGGTGA
Protein-coding sequences here:
- a CDS encoding MDR family MFS transporter, whose product is MATDTAATSVGLRSERGPILLSLMLSTSLVALDSTIIATAVLTIVGDLGGFSQFPWLFSVYLLAQAVSVPIYGKLADMFGRKPIMLLGIALFAAGSVLCGLAWSMPALIVFRAIQGLGAGAVQPMSLTIAGDIYTVAERARVQGYIASVWGMSSVLGPTLGGVFSEFLSWRWIFLINVPLCALAAWMLMRKFAEKTITQKRRIDYLGAALLTGGASAMILGLLEGGQSWEWLSPMGIGTFVVSAMLLVGFVFVERRADDPILPLHMLTRRVLVASSLVSLWVGAILMGLTSYVPTFVQGVLGTGALVAGFALAVLTIGWPIAASLAGRLYLRVGFRTTALIGSTLALVGTALLVLLTEGSPVWQVGATCFVIGSGMGLIATPTLIAAQSSVDWSERGVVTSTNMFARSIGSAVGVAVFGALVNSRVGDAAEPDPGGLADAIQLVFLGLLGIAALLAASSALMPRAEK
- a CDS encoding peptidase inhibitor family I36 protein; translation: MPGTALAGSNLRRVNQVCIYDNQGFGAQLGWRWGTSTNVENMSGTANDKLSSWENRSSAHAAWYEHGNGQGICHTMFAFSENSYVGFADNDEASSWKTRGAC
- a CDS encoding ABC transporter ATP-binding protein, whose product is MSKTYVSGIEEVHAVDRVSFAIGPGQLVTLYGASGSGKTTLMNLIAGLDDADSGTVEVAGVEITALDEDQRAAMRRETIGVVFQDHNLIAEFTAAENVSLPQVAGGSRVRTAKQDAEGALQKVGLADLGDRFPDQLSGGQRQRVGVARALVGARKVLIADEPTGALDTANSESLFALLRELADGGLTVVVATHDPLARRYADRVFSIVDGAVSEELVDA